The Anas acuta chromosome 1, bAnaAcu1.1, whole genome shotgun sequence genome segment catggaaaaaaaaaaaaaaaaaaaaaaaagcaaataacgAGGTTCATGCTACTACCTGGGCAGGTGGATCACTTAGGGCAAACCTGGCTCCTTTTCAAGGGAGCAGAAAAAACAGGTGAAGTCAGCAGTCACCACTGCACTGAAAAGTATGAGTGAAGAGGACTCTGCACTGTTGTGCTTTTATCCTAAGGAGATTAGTCCAAACTGGCACCATGTCAATGGAGATATGCAAGATCTTATGGTGCTAAGTTTTGCTTAAACTCAGATCatctcacaaaaaaaatgaatttacttgTACATCATGAGGAATTCCTGAGCAGAGAAGTGTGAAACAGTACAGAAACTAAATGGTgattaagacaaaaatatttttttctaatacagaTAAGCCCTCATATAGTTTCTGAAATACTAACATACATTTTAATCACACTGCCCTTTACTAAGGCCACAAAAAATATTCCTCATAGGTAGCCTGCAAAataatagataaaataaaataataataataattaaaaaaaaaaagtaacaaatacATTAACCTGAAGCCATTAGTGAGAAAGAATATGAAACGCCTAGAGGCCAGGTTCGCAAACCTACATTTACCCATGACCTTCCTTTCTGTAGTTCCAAAATCACAGGCTACTTTTGAAAGCACCAGCCATGTTGTatatttttcactgattttgGTAGTAGCTGCAAGCACTAAGCCTGTACTCAAGCCCTAGTACAAACCTAATACAGATATTGTGAAATATTGTGACAGAAAAAGCCATACCAGGGCATTAGAAGAGTTGAGAGTTTTTCAAAGGATCACATGCACATGTAGTTCttgttgtaaaaaaaaacactgcatgaTAAAAATACTGCATATCATGTTGCTGCATAACGGCTTAAGAAACGATGTGAACCTGCTTTCACAGACACACAGCCATATGGAAATTTAGCTGAAGTTGTGCACATAACTTTAGCTTCGCAAGTCCTTAACTTTTGGCTGTTTGTTGGTGCATTTAATATAGATTGTCTTTATGCTTAAGTAGCTTATGTGTGCGCACACATGGATGGAAACAggtaaatacacagaaaaaagcTAGATACCTGCACCACGTAGGATTATTTAGTTTCCTTACAATCAAGCAGTAGTGACAAATCAAATGCTAATCAATTCTGAATCCACACCTAGGCACATATTACTTAACTGAGCACTGAACATATTTACATTCATGGGCACTGCATTGCCTTGCATTATTTCAGTGAATTGAAACTAATTTTAAACAGTActtatttcctttcttattttctccctgtttaaAATGTGCCTAGaagttatttcattatttcatcaACCTGTGTGTAGAGGGTATCTCCCTATTTTCTCAAACCCCAATACCATTATGACAAGATTTTATCACAGAGATGTATAAGTAACTTCTGTACAAGCAGtaagcacacacacagatgtaTAAATTTTACAGTGCAGTTATATCCTAGTTCAGGTCACATTTATGTTAATAGAAgtcttttcaaatgtttaaatattcatCAGCTAGTCTTCTAGCAGTGTTTTCTCTCACTTACCTCAATCACACCACTTCTCTTGCCCTGCAGTACTCTTTTCCTGGAACCcacctgctgccagctccctgtTTGTCTGAAGCCACTCCTGATAATGCTGATGGTTACCTCGTGCAGTTGTAATTCTTATGACTAAGTTCCTCCTCACTGATTTGCCTGCCCCTGACCTGCCCAGCTGCAGTTCTTTACTCCTCGAGGTTTTCTCGGCTGTCTCCCCAGGGGTATCGCAGGAGCCTAAGTCCAACACGCAAGCTGACAGGTAGGCACACACTCGTAAAACGGGTCTGCCTGGCTTGCACACACCAGCTGCTCACCCACTGATGACAGACACAGGCAAAGCAAAGACTCCTTGGGCGGGACCTTCGAGCATAATTGGAAATGCAGGCAAGCGCCCATCAAGAGGGACGGGCTAACATAACAAACGGAAACTGCACACTTCAGATTAATGGTTcatctttagaaataaaatgggtTCTCAGAACACAACATTTGGACAACCCCCCTAAAAAAAATTCCAGATGCTGAAAAAACTTTCTATCAGGAACACAACCCGGTAGAGAACATGCAACTgaacaaagggagaaaagatgAATAATACCCAAACAGATAGTTGCAATGCAAGGTTTTTTCACATTCAGACTTGCTTCTTGTATCCCTCTTGCTCAGGCTGCCCATGCATTCTGCCAGcattttccatctctgctgttcagctcttccctttccctttcctctcagTAGCCCAGCTTGGAGCTTCCCACACAGCCCTGACAATGACTTGCACTTACAAAGCCCCTTCAAAATCCATCCTAACCTCCCCAATAAATCCTGTTAATATTCTAGAACACACCCTGCAATCTCATCTTGTTGCCATGCCCCTGAAGTCACTGTTCAGCTCTGTCAGTGCCCTCAGTCCTGAGCAGCCATGGGGTATACTCTTCATTATGTTTCAGTTCCTTAGCATTTCTGCCCTGGGGACTTCCTTCCCAACCAACCAGTGTATTTGAgtcccagctgctgggctgtaGGCTCCCCCTGTCAGCTCAAAGACTGCCCTCAGCTATCACCGAAACATCTTGTGTTTCACCAAAACATCTTGTGTTTCAGATTCCTGACTCCTGATTATATGAGCCTGTAGAAGATTATTTGCTTACCTACTTCACACTAGTGGGAGGCAGTTGTATTACAAGAGGAAGCAACATGAGACCTACCACTGAGAGACAAAGTTCAGTGCACAGTCATGACGCTCTACTGGTGGCTTTGGATAGGTAAAAATCATATGATCTCTGACAACTGTTTGAGCAGATCTGATTTATTCCTATTAACACTTTGGTGCTGTATAAATTAGTTTTGGGAAGTTTTTAGCTGCGGTAGAGGCAATAGCTTTAGATAGGGAAACACAGTAGTTAATTTATCCATAGGAGCAATTGCATATCGATGTATCTGTACAGCAGTACCTCTCAAACTTCTCTCTGGGATTATCATTCCACCTGGCATTTACTTTCTAGGTGTAAAGAATGGTTAAACTCAGGAGTGTATCTCTTTATGGTTTGATCTCTACAGAGCCTGGCAGAAGCGAGCAAAATAATATTAGTGAAATAGTCACATAATGTGGACTTCTGTACCCCGAGAAATCAGCAGAAATCCTCTAGACTGAAAATTTTCTCGAGTTACAAAGATCACTACAGCTGCAGACCATAGGCTAAGgctctgttttctattttcctcctgttctgGTGCTACCCTGCATTGACTGTCAACAGTACATATAAGTTGAATAAGTAAAAGATATGAGGATCTATACCTCACTCCTCATTAAGAAGCAGATAAATTGCAAAGAATAGTACCTCATTTAAATGTCCTCTCTACTGAAATATGTTGCTTTCCAGAGGCACTTTCCCTAAGGGCAGCTGGGGGAACAAATATACTGTTTAAGAATATAATAAGTGATAGTCTTTCTCATTTTGATCCTTGTTCCACAATTTCTACAGCCCCCAACCTGTAGAAATAAAGAGTAGGAAAGGCATGGGGTTAATATTCAAGGTATGCATATGCAAAAGTAGCAACCCCTGTTGCTTTTAGTTTCCCCAGTCAATCTTTCTGCTGTGATGCCAGTCAGACTGGTTGGAGAAGATGTTTTAACAGTTCAGAGTTCAGACTTCAACTATAGTCTTCCTCACAGATCCATAACCCCCTCCCCCTGTTTGGTTAAGGGACAGCAGTCGTTTATTGTCCTGTGAAAAGCAAACTTCTGCTACAAGTCTTCTATTGTGTGCACATccacaaagaaaacattgcCTGTTTAAAtgtccttctgtttttttccttatgcaattttttccttatgtatGACTAGGTGCACTGAAAGGTGATGGACTGTCAGTCTTGCTAACAAAAACATCCTCTTTACCACACACAGCAACCATCCAAACCACACACAAATGCTAAGTAACCTCAACAACATGCTTCTGAGACTGAGTGGCAATGCAGCCACAAACCATTCAGTCTTTGTCCTATGTGATGAGACTGTTCAGCAGGCTGCTACTTTTCTAGTTTAACTTCCAGAAAGTCAGCAAACTCCAAGAAACTGTCACTGGTCCAGAAAGTAAGCTTCATATGAAGGGATCCTCTTGTTTAATCTTGCTGTTGTATCCACACttttttctgcagtaatttAGAGGCAGTAAGTTTTCTGATGTTTACTTTCACATCCTACTGTAAGATTTGAAAACCATGCCCATAGATGATGGATCATGACTGATCTTTTGGTCAGACAAAGCCCACAGAGGTTGAAAGGCTTAGTACCTCTTCCTTTGGTTCCACAAGCTAGCCATTTGTCCCTGAGCAGGGTAAGAATCAGAAGAGATGATCTAGAAGTGAAAGAAACATTCCCATCATTATCCCAAGTCACTTCTGCCTCAGGAGCTCTGCCTCTCATGACGACAAGATATTCTGACTTGAGAACAATTCATTTGCCTcgatttttcttgaaaatagtATCTCTACTGTGATTTTCAATTCATCCCTACCgcttttgttattaaaaatttcCATAAGAATGAAGACTAGGAGGAGCTGCATTATATGAagagaaatgaggagaaaaaaaagagctcttcCATACAAAAACTAAAAGATCAAAAGATTAATTCTCATCAGCCAGTTGAAGGTCCAGTAATTTGCCAGCACTTCCACTATTTAATGTGAGGCACAACTAATAGTAATCTTTTCCACCCACTTTCCAGCCAAACTAGACTGTACCTTTCCCAACTCTATTCCTGAATCTAAATGGAAATTTCCTTTGCAGTTTTACAGTCTCTGCCTTGGTGGTCAGCCCTCCCTACTCAAACCAGATGCTCAGGAAAGATCCTGAAGGATGGTTAGATGCTCGAAGTACATAAGCTCAGTAGGTTATGGTAGAGTTTTCCCCTTTGGCTTCTTTGGCAGATTTTCCAGGCCCAGAGGCTTGGATTCATTTGacagagatgaaaaacaaagttaGGAGTATGACTGCCACAGACTCTCTGTTATAGTTAGCACAAGGTCATAGGCACTTCTGTAAGCAGTTCAAGCACTAAAACCCTCTCTCCCTACATGACAGGTATAAAGGGTAGCCCAGCTCCTAATTCACACCTTTGTCAAATGACAGAAGTTAGATAACATGCGTCTGAGCTAGattctcttgttttcttcttcaaataaataatttcccaGAGCGAGAGCTCACTGGGATCCCCAAATCAGTAGTCATCAATTGACGAACTGTTAGACTGGAAGTTAGGTGCAGCACATACCATTTGCATTCCCTTCAGCTTTGTGTGGTTTCTTGCTGCTCCTGACCTTAGCAACTAACACCCTGAGCACAATAGGCATGCAATGCACATTCTTCAGTTACTTttaccttttctctttcagcttcttATGTTCTTTCTGCTAAATATACACATTTTCCTCctaagttcatttttttttgccactgcaTTTTTACATTGTTCACATTTCCAAGCGAGAACGCAACAGCACCTCTTGGCAAAACTTGGAAGCTGTTGAACAGAAGTACAATTGCCTAAACACCCAGTCTAAATATTGAATAAATTGCGTCGCTTCACACAAAAAGAAGCAGTGAAGCCAGCTCTTCCCTGGCAAGGATGCCAACAGAGACCTCACAAGCACTTAAGAGTATGCGTATCACAAAAGTTCACCTAATGTAACACTGTTACATAAAAGTATGCTTGTTTCCATGTAACAACACATTTTTGACCTGTAATTCACCCTCTACCACATCTCTGTGTCCTAAAGGACTGGCAAGAAGACAAATAAACCAAGGCACGTTGAAAACATACTGTTCCCGTCTGCCAGTGCCCCTGGAAATGGATTTCAGCCCGTTTAGCATTATGCACTAGCAAGGTACCTATTACTAAGCTACTGGAGTTGCGTGCGCACATGAATTATTCTACAAGCAGAGGATGCTTGCTGCCCCGATTTTCATGGAGCGAGGAAGCAGGACGTGGGAAGGCAGCGCCAGACAAACACACGGGAGCTGAGGTTCCCCAACACCGAAACGCCGcggcagcagggaaggggggTTACCTCCTGCCTTCCGGCCTCCGGGGAAGGCCAACTACGTTTGGCGTCCGCTGTGGCAGGAGGGGCAGGCGGCCGGGACGCCCCGCGCCAGCcgcccaccccccaaaaaaagccgTGTCCTTCCCCGCCCCTTCCCTCGGCCGCCTAcctcgccgccgccgcagcGCTCGCTTCCGTGAACCACAACATTTACCGGGGTGGCTCAGCccgcgggcgggcggggaggaCGGCACGGCATTTTCTCGTGTCCCGTTGCCGCCCGCCCCTGTGGCGCGCGGGCCCCActggcggcggggagcggggagggtgAGGGCGAGGCGGGCCCGGCGGCTCCATGAGGGGCTGCGGCGGGCCCCGAGCCGTGGGACGGGGCCGTGGCTGCAGGGTGGCACGGCACGGGGCGGTTTGGGGACAAACCGCGGTGTTTTGGGCAGCTGGTAAAGGCGGGGGTGCGCTGAGAGCCCTCAGCGTCCCCGTGAGGCCGGGCGTGCCGTTAAAACGCCGCGAGTGTAACAGGAAAACAGACAACGTTTTCTAACGATCCCTTTGACACGGTAATCTTTGTCATTACAgataccaaaatatttacctCACGCAAATACAGCATATTTCAGCGTAATTCTTTCTGCTtaagctgcttttgaaatggATTGAAGGAAGCATGCGACATACAGTTGGTAACCAGTAACTTCCAGGTCAGGTTCTTAATGGCTTAACGTGTAAACGGAGAAACTCACACATTTCGTATTATTAATCTGTATTCCAATATCGTCTCCCCTCAGCTGTTAAAATCAACTCACCTCAAAGTAAAATAACGTATGAAATACTTGCTTTCTTTGCAGATGGCCAGATCAGAACCTCAGGACAGGAATTACGATAATGTGGTAAAGATGGTAGAGGACCTGAACAGAGACTTAGAGAAGCTTGtggaggaaatggaaaaaatgacagGTAAAGGTCTGTAGTAAGAACAGTGTGGATTTGTCTAGTAGAGCGAAGACACTGGagatttattaattatttaaatttattgctGTGAACTTCCTCATGTGATAGAAATCTAGTTGGAAAGAAATTGCCATCAGCAAATGCCCTAATGTTCTTAATTGAGAGAAAAAGAGTGCAAATAATCTAATTGGGCGTTAACACTAAGATGATGCTTAGTTCAGAGTGGtggctgaaagcagaaataatattaaggcatttaatttacaaagattaaaacataaataaaaacataaaatgaaaatttaattttcaaaaatggtGGAGTACACAGTAACTCTTCAGTCAGTCCATGACAATGACCCTGTTGGATGACTCtttacaaatttaattttatgtatgGAGAAGACTACATATTCCTCTTCATATTCTGCAACAATTCTATCAGAAACTGTACAACTAACACAAGTGGATGGAAATTGATAATTAGATTATATGTAATTAATGATGATTTAGGAATGTTGATGAAAAAactacagtaaaacaaaaaggaaagaatgaaatttaAGAACTGATCTCATTAGTCAGGTTGTTCTTAATTGTTTTTCCATCTCCGTGCTGTGatctttggcttttcttttcctcacctAACATAAGCCTCCTGTTACTGGTCTGGAGCTAGAATCCTTGggtttcattcattcattttaaaaaagtcCATTACACCTTTTTTAATTACCCATTTTGTTGTAAACATCAGGTAAAAGTGTCCATTTCCTTTTTGTACTTTACATCTGTATGCTTCcattctgaagtattttgagACATTTATAAAAAAGTAACaccaaacatatatatattttttaattttgagcaTTACTGTGAGCAGTTTCTGCTATTTTATTATAGGCCTTCTCTGACATAAGGTCTGATCTAATAATAATTAACGtcctttattcttttattgaatcagccactgcatttttttatttattttttttaaattcctgtcTTGGTAATATCTTTTGGTTTAAAGTGCAGGCAACCTGGATGGCATATGACATGGTAGTAATGCGTACCAACCCAGACCTGACCAATTCCATGAGGCGTCTGGAAGATGCCTTCCTGAATTGCaaaaaagagatggagaaaaaatggCAAGAAGTGCTAAGTGAATCTAAAGGTGAAGagcaaaaaaaggaataaattagTCATGCTGTCAGAGCTACATTCCTTGGAAAATCTCTccagtctttttgttttccagccgTGGAGGTTTCACAAACACCATGGAAAATGGATTGCCATTCATTTTACTAAGAAATACTTATATGTGTAcatttatggaaatattttgatgagtatacatacatgtattaatATTGTTGAATATACAAGGTAACAAGGTGtctatttttattgcattcatCAGCCATCCTTGTAGTGCGTGTGTGCATATACAACTTCCTGGAAGACCACTCTCACTTCATAGTAAATATGTACACATGGAATAGTTTTACCTCTGAACAAATGTGTTGGGGCGAGAGTGTGTGCACAATGGACAACTGCATTGCACCAGCATGTGCCTATcaaggaaaactgaagaattAGTTTGATGTAGGATTGCCTACTAGGTGTTCAGTGACAGAATTTTATTATTAGATAGCTCACCTGTAGTGTTTTCACTTTGTTTCCTTGGATTTTTAACCATTTGTTTGGACTGGTTATCCCAGAAAGATCGTTTCTTTCAAACTTTCTGAAGGTAACATgtcttatttcagaaaaaattgTTTATAATTATAGACCGTAGTTTGTGTGTGAGGTTGCTGCAAACACCAAATTGACATTATTACAAAACATGCTTTTCTCCATATGTTCCTACTGTGGGATAttaaaaaggaatagaaaaagaaagaaatttatcTTCTTGTCGAGGTGTGGATTAAGAGCATCACCTTGTGGCTTCTAGTTACTGCATAAATGAGCATCTTACCTGAGCTGGAAGTCAGTGTAAGCTTTGAGTAGTTCctctttcattaaaatgcagtttagCAATGCTAGCTGGCATTTCTAGAGGCATAAACAGTAAAGAATATGAAATTAGAACTATATTCTTGACTTTTGCTCCAGCAGATAGGTCTTAATTCCTGCCAAGGTAGGGCAAAATGGCATAACAGCATGATGAATCTTGTGATTTGATTAATCCCTGGAACTTTTCATGGCATGTTGTCACTTTGGTACCTCTGACAGCATTGTCTTTGTTCTTTAATGCTGtattaaagaattttttcaAGAGGCATTGTCTTTAACAATTTGTGTAGAAACTTACCAATTTTTGTGTGACCTTTTGGCTATCAAGTGCGAAGTGTAGATTGACTATAAGGTTCCAGAAAgctcaattttcattttcacttaagTGACcagtgtttaaaagaaaacaaaaagcaactaGGACTAGGACTGCTGCCCTACCTTCTCCCCAAGCTTTTCTTCCCAAGTACACAATAAATGGAAGACAGTCAGGGATATCCACCGGAACAGGAACAGCGCATACTGCTTGAAATACAATACAGCAAAATGACTCTACTTTTTACTTGTAACACTAACTTTTTTAAATTGATAATTATCTTGTGGAGATTGACAGGTTTTTTGTCTACATCTACCACATTCTAGCCCAGCTGGATACTTAAGACTTGCCACAGAAGCCACATCAAAGTACGGATTTTTCTGTGACAGGAGTGCACAATACAAGTTTTGTTTACAGAAGTAGAAAGGATATGGATCAACATCTCCATCTAGTGTTCACAACTGTAACAATAATCATGATTGCTAGGTTGACATCTTCTAATCACCCACTATGGAAGATTTTTGTAATGAGAAGTATAAGTAGCAGTTTAGCTTTATGCTCACTCTCATTGAACTCCACTTATGTTACTTCAGCCTGTGCAGCAGTTATTCCTAGGTGATTCCTacactgtattttgaaaaagcacGTGCTTTCCCTTAAACAGCCACAAAAGTAAGAGAAGGGGGCACTGGTACACTGCCACTCTATAACCTCAAATATAGCAGTAACAATTCTGTTTCATTAGTTCTTAATTATTCTTCCCTTATCCACTTATGGTAACACTTACTAAGCACATCATGAATCAGttaaaaacttttgttttgtttttaagttatcATTAATGCTGAGACCTGGACAGTGGAATCTGTTTGCTCTGCTTCATTTTGCATGAATAGAAAGATCAAATCTAATTCCACAGCTGATAAGTGTGAACCTTAGCAAGAAGGGCACAGAGTTCATCTTTAAACACTTGTTAAGGGCAGTAAGCACTCTGTTTAGCACTGCCACCTTTTTACAGTGCTCATCACAACAAAATCTACAGTCCATTATTACATACGTAAACCTGTCTGCAGTGAAAGAGTTGGATGCCTACAAGTATCCAAGAACCAGCAAACCAAGTCAGATGTTGTCTGATACAGAAAGGCTGTAATGATACACTGTAAAAATAGAATTGAGAAGGCCTGCCCAAGGGGGGACAGGGACTCTGCATTTCAAATGGAAGTTTCAGCTTATCAATCCTCATCAGAACATTAACATTCTAAACAAAGCCTGGGCTATTTCCTCCAGTACTGGTGCTTACCACTTCTGCTTCACAGTTCTTATTATAAACTCAATTCAGGTCATCTTACAAAGGTTTAGAAGGCAAGTCCATGTTTTAGATTTGTTCTACAAATTTGGGCTGTTTCACATGTTGACAGTTTAGAAATCTCAGTCCAAATCCTTGCCTTTTTCCTAAACATGGAAACTAGAATAGATGAGGACAGAACTCACCTGCCAGGGATCTCTACTCCTTTTGTTATACACATATACAGTGTTGATCTGTACCAATAGGGTTTATCTGAAGTGCTTTTTATTAAAGGCTATGTGAGGATTGTATAGCTAAGTTCAGGAAGAGGTGTTTTAAGGATACAAATACACTACCCAAACTTTGAGTAACAGCAACTGTAGGACAGAAACGTAAGTGTTGGACATGTTGAAGAATGAAGCATGCAACAAGATATCTGAATGAACACACCCATATTCAGCAGCTGGAAGGAGACTGATAACACTTGCAAGATATCCAAACTTCATGAAGGAACACAAACATGCATTCATAGGACAGTTAAGAACTTTGAGAACTCTGCTCTTCAGCACAGAAGagatacaatattttatttttccaataaaaaaagttttag includes the following:
- the SYCE3 gene encoding synaptonemal complex central element protein 3; this translates as MARSEPQDRNYDNVVKMVEDLNRDLEKLVEEMEKMTVQATWMAYDMVVMRTNPDLTNSMRRLEDAFLNCKKEMEKKWQEVLSESKGEEQKKE